In Myxococcus stipitatus, the following are encoded in one genomic region:
- a CDS encoding protein-glutamate O-methyltransferase CheR — translation MARFDDSRPEMTAEEFRLLRDHVYSHCGILVHEDMKFVMERRLWPRLEALGALDFSAYHRYLRYDANRHVELEAAVESLTTHETYFFREPSQLKAFREELFPLLEKRNARTRRLRLWSAGCSSGEEAYTLAMLLKDERRFDDWDVEVYGTDISRRVLTMARRAEYGPSALRATSADLLERFFVPVPAAPTKVRVRDDVRAMVSFGHHNLLDETGSQLVAKMDAVFCRNVMIYFDQSARRKVLRILRDRLVPGGYLLLGHSENLLNLGADFELVHLRGDLVYRRPELPGLTGGEPR, via the coding sequence GTGGCTCGCTTCGACGACAGCCGGCCGGAGATGACCGCGGAGGAGTTCCGGCTCCTCAGGGACCATGTGTACTCGCACTGCGGCATCCTGGTGCACGAGGACATGAAGTTCGTGATGGAGCGGCGGCTGTGGCCCCGGCTGGAGGCCCTCGGCGCGTTGGACTTCAGCGCGTACCACCGCTACCTGCGCTACGACGCGAACCGGCACGTGGAGCTGGAAGCCGCCGTCGAATCGCTCACGACACACGAGACGTATTTCTTCCGCGAGCCCTCGCAGCTCAAGGCGTTCCGCGAGGAGCTGTTCCCCCTCCTCGAGAAGCGCAACGCGCGCACGCGCCGGTTGCGGCTGTGGTCGGCGGGGTGTTCCTCCGGAGAAGAGGCGTACACGCTGGCGATGCTCCTCAAGGACGAGCGCCGCTTCGACGACTGGGATGTGGAGGTCTACGGCACCGACATCTCCCGGCGTGTGCTGACGATGGCCCGGCGAGCGGAGTACGGGCCGTCCGCGCTGCGCGCCACGTCGGCGGACCTGCTGGAGCGCTTCTTCGTGCCGGTGCCGGCGGCGCCCACCAAGGTCCGGGTGCGCGATGACGTCCGCGCGATGGTGTCCTTCGGTCATCACAACCTGCTGGACGAGACGGGCAGTCAGCTCGTGGCGAAGATGGACGCGGTGTTCTGCCGCAACGTGATGATCTACTTCGACCAGTCCGCGCGCAGGAAGGTGCTGCGCATCCTGAGAGACCGGTTGGTGCCAGGGGGCTATCTGCTGCTGGGCCACTCGGAGAACCTGCTGAACCTGGGCGCTGACTTCGAGCTGGTCCACCTGCGCGGAGACCTGGTGTATCGCCGCCCGGAGCTGCCGGGGCTGACCGGGGGCGAGCCGCGATGA
- a CDS encoding putative ABC exporter domain-containing protein, with product MSFVSAVVFLWLSSARNRLRVQLQRLRKPRYLMGALVGLGYIYFFFLRRLDFSPGMRQVPEGVRLFAELSLVSSVLVTVLSSWTLGPDRPSLTFSESEVVRLFPAPVTRRALLHYKLLRGWMGAGVGALVAALFVGRLAGSNPVFFFVGAWLSLGTLSLHTTAASFIRTRVLAWGTRGQVARWSVVGLVLAAVVLAAYSALDSHPFPRTVGTPGVLRNWVQALVATPELSAVLWPGRLMVAPALARDSGEFLVALVPVLVLLVAHYAWVRVAAVPFEESAVEQAETRMRERAQRGEGVPAHVVPLSSRKTPFRLSARGRPEVGLIWKNLIIRRRMAGGMVSVLAALLVGVVVVAMMGETRLFTDTRRVLGPIALSLAAMLAVVGPSIFRMDLRMDLPKLDLLRALPLAGWQVVGAEVAASALVLGALQLGLLSVALLCGPGAEDPWLLTWWWPGGLALVMVLPSMALAGLLVQNAAVVLFPAWVPADRAGGSRGIEALGQRLLTLMGSLVVSLLGLLPAAMVGGVTGFVFTSTLDVWAVPIAGAAASAVLLSEVVFGVFWLGRAFEHLDISEDQS from the coding sequence GTGAGCTTCGTGAGCGCGGTGGTCTTCCTGTGGCTGTCCTCCGCGCGCAACCGGTTGAGAGTCCAGCTCCAGCGGCTGCGCAAGCCGCGCTACCTCATGGGCGCGCTGGTGGGGCTGGGCTACATCTACTTCTTCTTCCTGCGTCGGTTGGACTTCTCGCCCGGCATGCGGCAGGTGCCGGAGGGCGTGCGCCTGTTCGCGGAGCTGTCGCTCGTGTCCTCCGTGCTGGTGACGGTGCTCTCCTCGTGGACGCTGGGGCCGGACCGTCCCTCGTTGACGTTCTCGGAGTCAGAGGTGGTGCGGCTGTTTCCCGCGCCCGTCACGCGGCGCGCGCTGCTGCACTACAAGCTGCTGCGAGGCTGGATGGGCGCGGGCGTGGGCGCGCTGGTCGCCGCGCTGTTCGTGGGGCGCCTCGCGGGCTCGAATCCCGTCTTCTTCTTCGTGGGCGCGTGGTTGTCGTTGGGGACGTTGTCCCTGCACACGACGGCCGCGTCCTTCATTCGTACGCGTGTGTTGGCCTGGGGCACGCGGGGACAGGTGGCGCGCTGGAGCGTGGTGGGGCTGGTGCTCGCGGCGGTGGTGCTCGCTGCGTACTCGGCGCTGGACTCGCACCCGTTCCCCAGGACCGTGGGCACTCCGGGTGTCCTCCGGAACTGGGTGCAGGCGTTGGTGGCCACGCCCGAACTCAGCGCGGTGCTGTGGCCGGGGCGTTTGATGGTTGCGCCGGCCCTCGCCCGCGACTCCGGTGAGTTCCTCGTCGCGCTCGTTCCGGTGCTCGTGCTGCTGGTGGCGCACTACGCCTGGGTGCGCGTGGCGGCGGTGCCCTTCGAGGAGTCGGCGGTGGAGCAGGCCGAGACGCGCATGCGCGAGCGCGCCCAGCGAGGCGAGGGTGTCCCCGCGCACGTCGTTCCACTCTCCTCACGCAAGACGCCCTTTCGATTGTCGGCGCGGGGGCGTCCCGAGGTGGGGCTCATCTGGAAGAACCTCATCATCCGCAGGCGGATGGCGGGCGGCATGGTGTCGGTGTTGGCCGCGTTGCTGGTGGGCGTCGTCGTGGTGGCGATGATGGGGGAGACGCGGCTCTTCACGGACACCCGGCGGGTGCTCGGGCCCATCGCGTTGTCGCTGGCGGCGATGCTGGCGGTGGTGGGGCCGAGCATCTTTCGCATGGACCTGCGAATGGACCTGCCCAAGCTGGACTTGCTGCGTGCGCTGCCGCTCGCGGGCTGGCAGGTGGTGGGCGCGGAGGTGGCGGCGTCCGCGCTGGTGTTGGGCGCGCTGCAACTGGGGCTTCTGTCAGTGGCCCTGTTGTGCGGTCCCGGCGCGGAGGACCCGTGGCTGCTGACGTGGTGGTGGCCGGGCGGGCTGGCGCTGGTGATGGTGCTCCCCTCGATGGCGCTGGCGGGGCTGCTCGTTCAGAACGCGGCGGTGGTCTTGTTCCCCGCGTGGGTGCCGGCGGACAGGGCGGGGGGCTCGCGGGGCATCGAGGCGCTGGGACAGCGCTTGTTGACGCTGATGGGCTCGCTGGTGGTGTCGTTGCTGGGGCTCCTGCCCGCGGCGATGGTGGGCGGCGTGACGGGCTTCGTCTTCACGAGCACACTGGACGTCTGGGCGGTCCCCATCGCGGGGGCGGCCGCGTCAGCGGTCCTGTTGAGCGAGGTGGTGTTCGGCGTGTTCTGGCTGGGCCGCGCTTTTGAACACCTGGATATCTCCGAGGACCAGTCTTAG
- a CDS encoding chemotaxis protein CheW encodes MRDSVNLLPRLPSAGPDAPGENADSVVQLCAFFVGDDEYVLDIQRVEEVLPLQRVTPIPHAPSFVEGVLHLRGAILPVVDLRRRLQGHPSVESRKARLLVCKLGTRRVAVRVERVAEVMRLRKGDIKPAPALVVAGRSPFVVGVCGPPDRLRLLLDLKALLRAELEKDSAQPPR; translated from the coding sequence ATGAGGGACTCGGTGAACCTGCTGCCGCGGCTTCCCTCGGCCGGGCCCGATGCGCCGGGCGAGAACGCGGACAGCGTCGTGCAGCTGTGCGCCTTCTTCGTGGGGGATGACGAGTACGTGCTCGACATCCAGCGCGTGGAGGAGGTGCTGCCGCTGCAACGCGTGACGCCCATTCCGCATGCGCCCTCGTTCGTCGAGGGCGTGTTGCACTTGAGAGGCGCCATCCTTCCCGTGGTGGACCTGCGCCGGCGGCTTCAAGGCCATCCTTCGGTGGAGTCGCGCAAGGCGCGGCTCCTGGTCTGCAAGCTGGGGACGCGGCGTGTCGCCGTGCGTGTGGAGCGGGTGGCGGAGGTGATGCGGTTGCGGAAGGGTGACATCAAGCCCGCGCCCGCGTTGGTGGTCGCGGGGCGCTCGCCCTTCGTGGTGGGCGTGTGCGGACCTCCGGACCGACTGCGCCTGCTGCTGGACTTGAAGGCCTTGCTGCGCGCGGAGCTGGAGAAGGACTCCGCGCAACCACCCAGGTGA
- a CDS encoding HEAT repeat domain-containing protein — translation MSRQQGSPAEEARYRALQDLDPRGENLLEVLIAGLHDESWRVRHAAADGLQRLSTPTPGEVAARLVRVLGERGETGARNAAAEALSGLGLEALGPLVTLLGHVDPDQRKFAADILGQLGRREAEASLVQALSDVDLNVRVSVAESLGRVGGEHAARVLERLLGDSEPLMRLSALEGLASLKQPPALSLVEPLLNDARLRRSVFRVLGLIPRAAATEHLCVGLSSEARSVREAALAALGTQAALMTSELRGEQDAVIREALLRLPDARARLARALEAEDVAVRAGALVAVAASGDASLAVPVAEVAREDRLLRDVLSTLGRLGPEGGRVLLAAMAELSAPARAAAVESLVDLVDPSSVTPLCALLEWAEDDLRGVVVRALGRTRSAEAASPLVDLLRDSVTAGAATRALGVLAGSCRSAVVAALQDAVERRATPASVAVLARVGGRPALPLLRRLARDEDPRWRAAAVDVAGEVDGGVGRELARAALADEAVPVRAAGVRAMGRLGGSDAGALLRPALQDEDVFVRRVAVEAVGESGASDRAADLEALVRHPDGALARASVRALSRLGLMGMRVLREASEHPDPEVVKAVLSAVSGEGLALAVSLLEHPHWDVRAAAARVLGESGGPECLEPVRRALEAETDVLPRQALADAVARVSRR, via the coding sequence ATGAGTCGACAGCAAGGCTCACCGGCGGAGGAGGCTCGGTACCGCGCGCTTCAGGACCTGGACCCGCGTGGGGAGAATCTCCTGGAGGTGCTCATCGCGGGCCTCCACGACGAGAGCTGGCGCGTGAGGCACGCGGCGGCGGATGGACTCCAGCGGCTGTCGACACCCACTCCCGGAGAGGTGGCGGCGCGGCTGGTGCGTGTGTTGGGGGAGCGAGGGGAGACGGGCGCGCGCAACGCGGCGGCGGAGGCCTTGTCGGGGTTGGGGCTCGAGGCCCTGGGGCCGTTGGTGACGCTCCTGGGCCACGTGGACCCCGACCAGCGCAAGTTCGCGGCGGACATCCTGGGACAGCTCGGGCGGCGTGAAGCCGAGGCTTCGCTGGTGCAGGCCCTGAGCGACGTGGACCTCAACGTCCGCGTGTCCGTGGCGGAGTCCTTGGGGCGCGTGGGCGGCGAGCACGCGGCGCGGGTGCTGGAGCGGTTGTTGGGAGATTCGGAGCCGCTGATGCGGCTGTCCGCCTTGGAGGGGCTGGCGAGCCTCAAGCAGCCCCCTGCGTTGTCGCTGGTCGAGCCCCTGCTGAACGATGCACGGCTGAGGCGAAGCGTGTTCCGGGTGCTGGGCCTGATTCCGCGGGCCGCGGCCACGGAGCACCTGTGTGTGGGGCTGTCTTCGGAGGCCCGCTCGGTGCGTGAGGCCGCGCTCGCCGCGTTGGGAACCCAAGCGGCGCTGATGACGTCCGAGCTGCGAGGTGAACAGGACGCTGTCATCCGCGAGGCGTTGCTGCGCTTGCCCGACGCGCGAGCGCGGCTGGCGCGGGCGCTGGAGGCAGAGGACGTCGCGGTGCGTGCGGGAGCGCTGGTCGCGGTCGCCGCGTCGGGCGATGCGTCCTTGGCGGTGCCGGTGGCGGAGGTGGCGCGCGAGGACCGGCTCTTGCGAGACGTGTTGTCCACGCTGGGGCGGCTGGGGCCGGAGGGTGGGCGTGTGTTGTTGGCGGCGATGGCGGAGCTGTCCGCGCCCGCGAGGGCGGCGGCGGTCGAGTCGCTGGTGGACCTGGTGGACCCGAGCTCCGTCACCCCGCTGTGTGCGTTGCTCGAGTGGGCGGAGGATGACCTGCGCGGGGTGGTGGTGCGGGCGCTGGGGCGTACGCGCTCGGCGGAGGCCGCGAGCCCGCTGGTCGACTTGTTGCGGGACTCCGTGACGGCGGGCGCCGCGACGCGGGCGCTGGGTGTGCTCGCCGGAAGTTGCAGGTCGGCGGTGGTGGCGGCGCTTCAGGACGCGGTGGAGCGTCGGGCCACGCCCGCGTCGGTGGCGGTGCTGGCGCGAGTGGGCGGCAGGCCCGCGTTGCCATTGCTGCGGCGCCTGGCCCGGGACGAGGACCCTCGGTGGCGAGCGGCGGCGGTGGACGTCGCGGGCGAGGTGGATGGAGGCGTGGGGCGGGAGCTGGCGCGCGCGGCGCTCGCGGACGAAGCGGTGCCCGTGCGGGCGGCGGGTGTGCGTGCCATGGGCCGGCTGGGTGGCTCGGACGCGGGGGCACTGCTGCGCCCCGCGCTCCAGGACGAGGATGTCTTCGTGCGGAGGGTGGCGGTGGAGGCGGTGGGCGAGAGTGGCGCGAGTGACAGGGCCGCGGACCTGGAGGCGTTGGTGCGTCACCCGGATGGGGCGCTGGCGCGAGCGTCGGTGCGGGCGTTGTCGCGATTGGGGCTGATGGGGATGCGCGTGTTGCGGGAGGCCTCGGAGCATCCCGACCCGGAGGTGGTGAAGGCGGTGTTGTCTGCGGTGTCGGGGGAGGGGCTGGCGCTGGCGGTGTCGCTGTTGGAGCATCCTCACTGGGACGTGCGTGCGGCGGCGGCACGGGTGCTGGGGGAGTCCGGCGGACCGGAGTGTCTGGAGCCGGTCCGGCGAGCGCTGGAGGCGGAGACGGACGTGCTGCCCCGGCAGGCGTTGGCGGACGCGGTGGCGCGCGTGTCTCGGCGCTGA
- a CDS encoding chemotaxis response regulator protein-glutamate methylesterase, with protein MSERTPVSVLVVDDSAHNRYTLTRLLESTPDVRVLDRAADGEEGLKKVLELKPDVVTLDLEMPKLGGFTFLRLLMRTLPTPVIVISSYAHRSDVFKALELGAFDFIAKPTRGTQEELEKMRVELLEKVHAALHVRPGQRHVSPGARALAVAGELPLVVAVGASTGGPPAVQRVLEGLASEPTPCVLVSQHMPAQFTRAFAERLDRIGPFTVTEASEGDVVQPGHVYIAPGGRHLVVVERGTRLELQTPPPTPLDKYAPSVDRLFTSVAQVLGNRAMGVVLTGMGADGAQGAREIQRMGGEVWAESEETAVVFGMPGEAVAAGAVKRVLRLGEIGPALAVWARKRR; from the coding sequence ATGAGCGAGCGGACTCCTGTCTCGGTGCTGGTCGTCGACGACTCCGCGCACAACCGGTACACGCTGACCCGGTTGCTGGAGTCGACGCCGGACGTCCGTGTCCTCGACCGCGCGGCGGATGGCGAGGAGGGCTTGAAGAAGGTCCTCGAGTTGAAGCCGGACGTGGTGACGTTGGACCTGGAGATGCCCAAGCTGGGGGGCTTCACGTTCCTCCGGCTCTTGATGCGCACATTGCCCACGCCGGTCATCGTCATCTCCAGCTATGCGCACCGCTCGGATGTCTTCAAGGCGTTGGAGCTGGGCGCCTTCGACTTCATCGCCAAGCCCACGCGAGGCACGCAGGAAGAGCTCGAGAAGATGCGCGTGGAGCTGTTGGAGAAGGTGCACGCGGCGCTGCACGTGCGGCCGGGGCAGCGCCACGTGTCGCCGGGAGCGCGGGCCCTCGCGGTGGCGGGCGAGCTGCCGTTGGTGGTGGCGGTGGGGGCCTCGACGGGAGGACCTCCCGCGGTGCAGCGTGTCCTGGAGGGGCTGGCCTCGGAGCCCACGCCTTGTGTGCTGGTGAGTCAGCACATGCCCGCGCAGTTCACCCGGGCCTTCGCCGAGCGGTTGGACCGCATCGGTCCGTTCACGGTGACGGAGGCGAGTGAGGGGGACGTGGTGCAGCCGGGGCATGTGTACATCGCTCCGGGAGGAAGGCACCTCGTGGTGGTGGAGCGAGGGACGCGCCTGGAGTTGCAGACGCCTCCACCCACGCCGCTGGACAAGTACGCGCCGAGCGTTGACCGGCTCTTCACCAGCGTGGCGCAGGTGTTGGGCAACCGGGCGATGGGGGTGGTGCTGACAGGGATGGGCGCGGACGGGGCGCAGGGCGCGCGGGAGATTCAACGAATGGGCGGCGAGGTCTGGGCCGAGTCCGAGGAGACGGCGGTGGTCTTCGGCATGCCGGGCGAGGCCGTCGCCGCGGGAGCGGTGAAGCGGGTGCTGCGGTTGGGGGAGATAGGACCCGCCCTGGCGGTCTGGGCGCGGAAGCGGCGGTGA
- a CDS encoding NAD(P)-dependent oxidoreductase: MKLGFVGLGNMGLPMAKNLLAAGHEVAVWNRTPARAEPLVRQGARLAASPADAAKGAEVVFSMLADDRAAEAVALGPTGIIEGLAKGAVHVSSSTISVALSQKLTDAHANAGQGYVSSPVFGRPEAAETKQLWVLAAGAKADVDRCKPALEALGRGLTVLGEQASMANVAKLSGNFLIAAMLETLSEAFAFTRKSGIEPKQFMELFQNVFARSPIFERYAQAIADEKYSPAGFAMRLGLKDVGLVLEAARAAEVPMPLASLVRDQYLGGVAQGHGDLDWSALGGLVAERAGLPWKH, from the coding sequence ATGAAGCTGGGTTTCGTGGGACTGGGCAACATGGGTTTGCCCATGGCGAAGAACTTGCTCGCCGCGGGGCATGAGGTCGCGGTGTGGAACCGCACCCCCGCGCGAGCCGAGCCCTTGGTCCGGCAAGGCGCGCGGCTGGCCGCTTCACCCGCGGACGCGGCGAAGGGCGCGGAGGTCGTCTTCAGCATGCTCGCGGATGACCGCGCGGCGGAGGCGGTGGCGCTGGGCCCCACGGGCATCATCGAGGGGCTGGCGAAGGGCGCGGTGCATGTCTCGTCGAGCACCATCTCCGTGGCGCTCTCCCAGAAGCTGACGGATGCCCACGCGAACGCGGGGCAGGGCTACGTCTCCTCGCCCGTGTTCGGCCGCCCCGAGGCCGCCGAGACGAAGCAGCTCTGGGTCCTGGCCGCGGGCGCGAAGGCGGACGTGGACCGCTGCAAGCCCGCGCTGGAGGCCCTGGGCCGCGGCCTGACGGTGCTCGGCGAGCAGGCGTCGATGGCCAACGTCGCGAAGCTCTCCGGCAACTTCCTCATCGCGGCGATGCTGGAGACCCTCTCGGAAGCGTTCGCGTTCACGCGCAAGTCCGGCATCGAGCCGAAGCAGTTCATGGAACTCTTCCAGAACGTCTTCGCGCGCTCGCCCATCTTCGAGCGTTACGCGCAGGCCATCGCCGACGAGAAGTATTCCCCCGCGGGCTTCGCCATGCGGCTGGGGCTCAAGGATGTGGGGCTGGTGCTGGAGGCGGCGCGCGCGGCGGAGGTGCCCATGCCGCTGGCCAGCCTCGTGCGGGACCAGTACCTCGGTGGCGTGGCTCAAGGGCATGGGGACCTGGACTGGTCCGCCCTGGGGGGCCTTGTCGCGGAGCGCGCGGGCCTGCCCTGGAAGCACTGA
- a CDS encoding RagB/SusD family nutrient uptake outer membrane protein, whose amino-acid sequence MNIYQTKKALVALCAALGLGGCGSLDIGDLNNPSLEEFTNRPTVSAANSAATGLIIGHRANVSVQNGYVAQLGVIGREAYVFDPADPRAIDEMLGPVMDPGGGAFGGNHWTTPYANIRNANTLLAALEKLNEMRPEDKEGVRGFAKTLMALDFLVVINTRDINGAPIAVDLPLGQLAPIENKEAVFNHIAKLLDEANAHLAQAGSTFTFRLSTGFAGFDTPATFRKFNRAVKARVLVYMGKNEDALTALSESFIAANVPADPGSKSAALASLNIGVYHVFRASSGDTDNGLLARTIYGHPALETDAEKGPDGVVDDRFTRKVAKQATLATAAGGVLSTDLRFTMYPTADSPVPIIRNEELILLRAEANIALRNFGSAADDINYIRTRSGRLPDKALNEDNILDELLHQKRYSLLFEGGHRWIDLRRYNRLDSLPRNLSPDYAPHSRFPIPFAETDARK is encoded by the coding sequence ATGAACATCTACCAGACGAAGAAAGCATTGGTGGCGCTGTGCGCGGCGCTCGGCCTGGGCGGCTGCGGCAGCCTGGACATCGGCGACCTGAACAACCCCAGCCTGGAGGAGTTCACCAACCGGCCCACCGTGTCCGCCGCCAACAGCGCGGCCACGGGGCTCATCATCGGCCACCGCGCGAACGTGTCCGTGCAGAACGGGTACGTCGCGCAGCTGGGAGTCATCGGGCGCGAGGCCTACGTCTTCGACCCCGCGGACCCGCGCGCCATCGACGAGATGCTCGGCCCGGTCATGGACCCGGGCGGTGGCGCGTTCGGTGGCAACCACTGGACCACCCCCTACGCCAACATCCGCAACGCCAACACCCTCCTGGCCGCGCTCGAGAAGCTCAACGAGATGAGGCCCGAGGACAAGGAAGGCGTCCGGGGGTTCGCGAAGACCCTCATGGCGTTGGACTTCCTGGTGGTCATCAACACCCGTGACATCAACGGCGCGCCCATCGCCGTGGACCTGCCCCTGGGCCAGCTGGCGCCCATCGAGAACAAGGAGGCGGTGTTCAACCACATCGCCAAGCTGCTCGATGAAGCGAACGCCCACCTGGCCCAGGCCGGAAGCACGTTCACCTTCCGCCTGAGCACCGGCTTCGCGGGCTTCGACACGCCCGCGACCTTCCGGAAGTTCAACCGCGCCGTGAAGGCGCGCGTGTTGGTGTACATGGGCAAGAACGAGGACGCGCTGACGGCGCTGAGCGAGTCGTTCATCGCCGCGAACGTCCCCGCGGACCCCGGCTCGAAGAGCGCGGCGCTCGCCTCGCTGAACATCGGCGTGTACCACGTGTTCCGCGCGTCCTCCGGCGACACGGACAACGGCCTGCTCGCGCGGACCATCTACGGCCATCCCGCGCTGGAGACCGATGCGGAGAAGGGTCCGGATGGCGTGGTCGATGACCGCTTCACGCGCAAGGTCGCCAAGCAGGCCACCCTCGCGACGGCCGCGGGAGGCGTCCTGTCGACGGACCTGCGCTTCACCATGTACCCCACCGCCGACAGCCCGGTTCCCATCATCCGCAACGAGGAGCTCATCCTCCTGCGGGCCGAGGCGAACATCGCGCTGCGCAACTTCGGCTCCGCGGCGGATGACATCAACTACATCCGCACCCGCTCCGGGCGGCTGCCGGACAAGGCCCTCAATGAGGACAACATCCTCGATGAGCTCCTGCACCAGAAGCGCTACTCGCTGCTGTTCGAGGGCGGCCACCGGTGGATCGACCTGCGCCGCTACAACCGTCTGGACTCGCTCCCCCGCAACCTGAGCCCTGACTACGCGCCGCACTCACGCTTCCCCATCCCGTTCGCCGAAACCGACGCGCGGAAGTAG
- a CDS encoding response regulator codes for MTQQIRALVVDDSQAMRRSIMYALQRISGMVCTEAQDGAEGLKKLTQGRFDLVLTDINMPLMDGLKLIHHIRQATDHRGVPIVVITTEGAAADRERAMNLGASAYLVKPVQAKVVMDTVRDLLKLD; via the coding sequence ATGACGCAGCAGATTCGAGCCCTGGTGGTGGACGACTCGCAGGCCATGCGGCGCAGCATCATGTACGCGTTGCAGCGCATCAGCGGGATGGTCTGCACGGAGGCACAAGACGGTGCCGAGGGGCTGAAGAAGTTGACCCAGGGCCGCTTCGACCTGGTGCTCACGGACATCAACATGCCGTTGATGGATGGGCTGAAGCTCATCCACCACATCCGGCAGGCGACGGACCATCGGGGCGTGCCCATCGTCGTCATCACCACGGAAGGGGCCGCGGCGGACCGCGAGCGTGCGATGAACCTGGGCGCCAGCGCGTACCTGGTGAAGCCCGTGCAGGCCAAGGTGGTGATGGACACCGTGCGCGACCTGCTGAAGCTGGACTGA
- a CDS encoding ABC transporter ATP-binding protein, with protein MDLVLRVANLEKSYGAVKAVQGLTFAVAPGEVLGLVGPNGAGKTSTLRCLAGILPPTSGRVVVAGYDLAKDSVEAKRELAFLPDEPRFFDYLTVWEHLNFTARLYGVEDWEARARALLEEMELTGREKALPSELSRGMRQKLSIACGFLHSPKLILLDEPLTGLDPIGIRRMKDSLRRRAEEGAALVLSSHLLPLVEELCHRLLVIAGGRAMALGSLDEIRARLSGPDAANASLEDLFVRITSRAGTEKSSP; from the coding sequence ATGGACCTCGTCCTTCGAGTCGCGAACCTGGAGAAGAGCTACGGCGCGGTGAAGGCCGTGCAGGGGCTGACCTTCGCCGTGGCACCCGGTGAGGTGTTGGGGCTGGTGGGGCCCAACGGCGCGGGGAAGACCTCCACGCTGCGGTGCCTCGCGGGCATCTTGCCGCCCACGTCGGGGCGGGTGGTGGTGGCGGGCTATGACCTGGCGAAGGACTCGGTGGAGGCCAAGCGGGAGCTGGCCTTCCTGCCGGACGAACCGCGCTTCTTCGACTACCTCACGGTGTGGGAGCACCTGAACTTCACGGCGCGCCTCTACGGCGTGGAGGACTGGGAGGCTCGGGCGCGGGCGTTGTTGGAGGAGATGGAGCTGACGGGCCGGGAGAAGGCCCTGCCGAGCGAGCTGTCGCGCGGCATGCGGCAGAAGCTGTCCATCGCCTGCGGCTTCCTGCATTCACCCAAGCTCATCCTCCTGGATGAGCCGCTCACGGGGTTGGACCCCATCGGCATCCGGCGCATGAAGGACTCGCTGCGGCGGCGCGCGGAGGAGGGGGCGGCGTTGGTGTTGTCCTCGCACCTGTTGCCGTTGGTGGAGGAGCTGTGTCACCGGCTCTTGGTGATTGCCGGTGGGCGCGCCATGGCGCTGGGAAGTCTGGACGAGATTCGCGCGCGGCTGAGCGGGCCGGATGCGGCGAATGCATCGCTGGAGGACCTGTTCGTGCGCATCACCAGCAGGGCGGGGACGGAGAAGTCGTCCCCGTGA
- a CDS encoding chemotaxis protein CheW has protein sequence MSRFAALLDDFFFRPDEDVSGLQDFAAGSDGVAARAPEEVPEEYLAFRLEGESYAVPIRAVREISKVPPLTEIPRAEPQLLGVMNLRGELLPVYDVKVRLGLAERAPVVAGPDAAVAPRDTRILVLRTETGPAGVWVDSVAGVVKFKPSMLEPPPQGLRLGDRDCVVAIGRRGPSLFILLDAEQALSS, from the coding sequence GTGTCCCGGTTCGCCGCACTGCTCGACGACTTCTTCTTCCGTCCGGACGAGGACGTCAGCGGGCTGCAGGATTTCGCCGCCGGCAGTGACGGCGTGGCGGCACGTGCCCCGGAGGAAGTCCCGGAGGAGTACCTGGCCTTTCGCCTGGAGGGTGAGTCCTACGCGGTGCCCATCCGCGCCGTGCGCGAAATCTCCAAGGTGCCTCCGCTGACGGAGATTCCACGGGCGGAGCCGCAGCTCCTCGGGGTGATGAACCTGAGGGGGGAGCTGTTGCCGGTGTACGACGTCAAGGTGCGTCTGGGATTGGCGGAACGGGCGCCCGTGGTCGCCGGGCCCGACGCGGCGGTGGCGCCGAGAGACACGCGCATCCTCGTGCTGCGCACGGAGACGGGGCCCGCGGGCGTCTGGGTGGACAGTGTCGCGGGGGTGGTGAAGTTCAAGCCGTCCATGTTGGAGCCGCCACCGCAAGGGTTGAGGCTGGGAGACCGGGACTGCGTCGTCGCCATTGGCCGGCGGGGACCTTCGCTGTTCATCTTGTTGGACGCGGAACAGGCGCTGTCGTCATGA